In the genome of Phycisphaerales bacterium, one region contains:
- a CDS encoding N-acetylmuramoyl-L-alanine amidase, translating into MKPSLPIHACLLLCLWGIGLLVGCAAPGPYGQPGEPLQRLGDEIVVCGQFFHTGAPVVLWLDAGGYDAYRAHRHFNPAEELPSDPVSKSPVRFSTYRRHLPEDVAAYVRTNGWDLPLLQEWVDLFVIHYDACGTARRCFEVLHDLRGLSVHFMLDVDGTIYQTLDLKERAWHAGTANDRSVGIEIANIGAYRDTKVLDQWYTQDEQGRTVMQFPAGLGATGIRTPDFVGRPSRNELVRGAIHGRELMQYDLTDAQYESLIKLTATLCQVLPRIAAEYPRDAEGQLRLDELTADEIIAFSGLIGHWHITAGKVDPGPAFDWDRVLHGVRVEMLRR; encoded by the coding sequence ATGAAACCATCGTTACCCATTCATGCGTGCCTGCTGCTGTGCTTGTGGGGAATTGGCCTGCTGGTGGGCTGTGCCGCCCCTGGTCCCTACGGTCAGCCGGGCGAACCCTTGCAGCGGCTGGGGGACGAGATCGTTGTTTGTGGCCAGTTCTTCCACACCGGGGCTCCGGTGGTGCTCTGGCTGGATGCGGGCGGCTACGACGCGTACCGCGCACACCGTCACTTCAATCCGGCGGAGGAACTGCCGTCGGATCCGGTGAGCAAGTCGCCGGTCCGCTTTAGCACGTATCGGCGGCACCTGCCGGAGGATGTCGCCGCATATGTCCGGACAAACGGCTGGGATCTGCCGCTCTTGCAGGAGTGGGTGGATTTGTTCGTGATCCACTATGACGCCTGCGGGACAGCGCGACGATGTTTCGAAGTTCTGCACGATCTTCGTGGCCTCAGCGTGCATTTCATGCTGGATGTAGACGGCACGATCTACCAGACGCTGGATCTCAAGGAGCGCGCCTGGCACGCCGGCACCGCCAATGATCGCAGCGTGGGGATCGAGATTGCGAATATCGGTGCGTACCGTGACACCAAGGTGCTGGACCAGTGGTATACGCAGGATGAGCAGGGCCGTACCGTCATGCAGTTTCCGGCAGGGCTTGGCGCGACGGGCATCCGCACGCCGGATTTCGTCGGCCGGCCGAGCCGGAATGAGCTGGTGCGCGGCGCGATTCACGGCCGCGAGTTGATGCAGTACGACCTCACGGATGCGCAGTATGAGTCGCTGATCAAGCTGACGGCCACGCTGTGCCAGGTGCTGCCGCGAATCGCCGCGGAGTATCCCCGGGACGCGGAGGGCCAACTGCGGCTCGATGAACTGACCGCGGATGAAATCATCGCATTCAGCGGCCTCATCGGCCACTGGCATATTACGGCGGGCAAGGTCGATCCTGGGCCGGCGTTCGACTGGGATCGCGTCTTGCACGGGGTGCGCGTCGAAATGCTCCGACGGTAG
- a CDS encoding prepilin-type N-terminal cleavage/methylation domain-containing protein, whose translation MMIMPRNCRRTHAFTLIELLVVVAIIALLISILLPALSQAREQTRSVKCLANLRTLGQGVVTYAAEEKDTLPGPLHPAVYRNQGIKALTDHPHYPISIAQATAYQERYLTFKLRRSFSDSHEWENSVSDQVSTCPASAGQNPDSNFTSFWQKTNRQVYPTHYVINNVWPNGETAADVGSGAVGNVRATNPPCYFGLSPAPGSSAATYDRAARLYPPQKISRINRASEEWMIADAWHRARTQAGYPGLQQEGPYQVGWTGESLPNYAPHFSRRSYTFNSTNERNSESDQIRRSKKDGRTNTVFFDGHAESVRSKTFTANGFELLYGFPGTVNYNPAEMPPVGAWK comes from the coding sequence ATGATGATCATGCCTAGGAATTGTCGGCGGACACACGCGTTTACCCTGATCGAGCTGTTGGTCGTCGTGGCGATCATCGCGCTCCTGATCTCGATTCTGTTGCCAGCGCTCAGCCAGGCGCGCGAGCAAACCCGCTCCGTGAAATGCCTGGCCAACTTGCGCACCTTGGGACAGGGCGTTGTAACCTATGCGGCTGAGGAGAAAGACACGCTTCCTGGCCCACTGCACCCCGCGGTGTACCGCAACCAGGGCATCAAGGCGCTGACTGACCACCCCCATTATCCGATCTCGATTGCGCAGGCCACCGCTTACCAGGAGCGCTACCTGACCTTCAAGCTGCGGCGTTCTTTCAGCGACAGCCACGAGTGGGAGAACAGCGTCAGCGATCAGGTTTCGACCTGCCCGGCTTCCGCCGGCCAGAATCCGGATTCCAACTTCACGAGCTTCTGGCAGAAAACCAACCGGCAGGTTTACCCCACGCACTACGTGATTAACAACGTCTGGCCGAACGGCGAAACCGCCGCCGACGTGGGCTCGGGCGCAGTCGGCAATGTGCGGGCTACGAATCCGCCGTGTTACTTCGGACTGAGCCCGGCGCCGGGCAGCTCGGCCGCCACGTATGATCGGGCGGCTCGTTTGTATCCGCCGCAGAAGATCTCGCGTATTAACCGGGCCTCGGAGGAGTGGATGATCGCCGATGCCTGGCACCGTGCCCGTACGCAGGCCGGCTACCCGGGTCTGCAGCAGGAAGGGCCTTACCAGGTGGGGTGGACCGGAGAGTCGTTGCCGAACTACGCGCCGCACTTCTCCCGTCGCAGCTATACTTTCAACTCCACCAACGAGCGCAATTCCGAATCGGATCAGATTCGCCGTTCCAAAAAGGACGGTCGCACGAATACCGTATTCTTCGATGGCCATGCGGAGTCCGTGCGTTCGAAGACGTTCACGGCTAACGGCTTCGAGCTGCTCTATGGTTTCCCCGGTACGGTGAACTACAACCCGGCCGAGATGCCGCCGGTGGGCGCCTGGAAGTAA